In the genome of Massilia sp. PAMC28688, one region contains:
- the ilvC gene encoding ketol-acid reductoisomerase, protein MNVFYDKDCDLSLVKGKNVAIIGYGSQGHAHAQNLNDSGVNVTVGLRKGGASWNKVEQAGLKVAEVDEAIKAADIIMILLPDENIAQVYNENVAPHAKQGAVLAFAHGFNVHYGQVVPRADLDVIMIAPKAPGHTVRGTYAAGGGVPHLIAVYQDKSGAARDIALSYAMANGGGRAGIIETNFREETETDLFGEQAVLCGGAVELIKAGFETLTEAGYAPEMAYFECLHELKLIVDLIYEGGIANMNYSISNNAEYGEYVTGPKVVTSATKDAMRQCLKDIQTGEYAKSFILENKAGAPTLISRRRLTAEHPIEEVGAKLRAMMPWIAKNKLVDQSKN, encoded by the coding sequence ATGAACGTTTTTTACGACAAAGACTGCGACCTCTCCCTCGTTAAAGGCAAGAACGTTGCCATCATCGGCTACGGTTCCCAGGGCCACGCCCACGCGCAAAACCTGAACGATTCGGGCGTCAACGTGACCGTCGGCCTGCGCAAGGGCGGCGCCTCGTGGAACAAGGTAGAGCAGGCTGGCCTGAAAGTGGCGGAAGTTGACGAGGCCATCAAGGCCGCCGACATCATCATGATCTTGCTGCCGGACGAGAACATCGCCCAGGTCTACAACGAGAACGTGGCCCCCCACGCCAAGCAGGGCGCGGTACTGGCCTTTGCCCACGGCTTTAACGTCCATTACGGCCAGGTGGTCCCGCGCGCCGACCTCGACGTGATCATGATCGCGCCCAAGGCCCCGGGCCACACCGTGCGCGGCACTTACGCGGCCGGCGGCGGCGTGCCGCACCTGATCGCCGTCTACCAGGACAAGTCCGGCGCGGCCCGCGACATCGCCCTGTCGTACGCCATGGCCAACGGCGGTGGCCGCGCCGGCATCATCGAGACGAACTTCCGCGAAGAAACCGAGACCGACCTGTTCGGCGAGCAGGCCGTGCTGTGCGGCGGCGCCGTGGAACTGATCAAGGCCGGTTTCGAGACCCTGACCGAAGCGGGCTACGCGCCGGAAATGGCGTACTTTGAATGCCTGCATGAACTTAAGCTCATCGTCGACCTGATCTACGAAGGCGGCATCGCCAACATGAACTACTCGATCTCGAACAATGCCGAGTATGGCGAGTACGTGACGGGCCCGAAAGTGGTGACCTCCGCCACCAAGGACGCCATGCGCCAGTGCCTCAAGGACATCCAGACCGGCGAATACGCCAAGAGCTTTATCCTGGAAAACAAGGCCGGCGCACCGACCCTGATTTCGCGCCGCCGCCTCACGGCCGAGCATCCGATCGAAGAAGTGGGCGCCAAGCTGCGCGCCATGATGCCGTGGATCGCCAAGAACAAGCTGGTCGACCAGTCGAAGAACTAA
- a CDS encoding SIMPL domain-containing protein (The SIMPL domain is named for its presence in mouse protein SIMPL (signalling molecule that associates with mouse pelle-like kinase). Bacterial member BP26, from Brucella, was shown to assemble into a channel-like structure, while YggE from E. coli has been associated with resistance to oxidative stress.) produces the protein MSPKKVALIASMLLATTQVQAQTPSGTLVIVPAFGEVTQANDQAVATFMIEEQDKDKTAAASRVNQKMKQGTEIVRREDPQAKLKTMGYYTYPVYPEDQPLPHGVPANQKRVATGWRVGQYLEVKTTNIGNLPKMTAAVQKVLGLNGIQFGLSDAATRQLDDKRIAATYQNLNERIASIARAMGRKPGEGLIETVDFEGSGNYAGGGANEDRPQMMAAMRGAPQQEQQVAEPSFEPGETTLQMRVVGKVRFK, from the coding sequence ATGTCGCCTAAAAAAGTCGCCCTTATTGCCAGCATGCTGCTTGCCACCACCCAGGTGCAGGCACAGACGCCGTCCGGCACCCTCGTCATTGTGCCCGCCTTTGGCGAAGTCACCCAGGCCAACGACCAGGCCGTTGCGACCTTCATGATCGAGGAGCAGGACAAGGACAAGACCGCGGCCGCCTCGCGCGTGAACCAGAAAATGAAGCAGGGCACCGAGATCGTGCGCCGCGAGGATCCCCAGGCTAAGCTCAAGACCATGGGTTACTACACCTATCCCGTGTATCCGGAAGACCAGCCGCTGCCCCATGGCGTGCCCGCCAACCAGAAGCGCGTGGCTACGGGATGGCGCGTGGGCCAGTACCTGGAAGTGAAAACCACGAATATCGGCAACCTGCCCAAGATGACCGCGGCCGTGCAGAAAGTGCTGGGCTTGAACGGCATCCAGTTTGGCCTGTCCGATGCGGCCACCAGGCAGCTGGACGACAAGCGTATTGCCGCCACTTACCAGAATCTGAACGAGCGCATCGCATCGATTGCCCGCGCCATGGGCCGCAAGCCCGGTGAAGGCTTGATCGAAACCGTGGACTTTGAAGGCAGCGGCAATTATGCCGGCGGCGGCGCCAACGAAGACCGTCCGCAAATGATGGCTGCCATGCGCGGTGCCCCGCAGCAGGAACAGCAAGTGGCCGAACCGAGTTTCGAGCCCGGTGAAACGACCTTGCAGATGCGTGTGGTCGGCAAGGTCCGCTTCAAATAA
- the pssA gene encoding CDP-diacylglycerol--serine O-phosphatidyltransferase has translation MPTFPRRRKPGQPKPKTGKFARFRSIGRRKFDAEGNPIRPRGIYLLPNAFTTAALFCGFYAIVQAMNQRFEYAAWAIFVAMILDGLDGRVARLTNTQSEFGAQYDSLSDMVSFGAAPALVIYEWSLRYLPGKWGWIAAFVYCSGAALRLARFNTNIEVVDKRFFQGLPSPAAAAMVAGLILFIMDLGASPRELGWVAFGITLFAGLTMVTNVPFYSFKDVNFRKSVPFIVVFLIVLALALVSIDPPKVLTSIFVLYALSGYAVYFWRLAKGRPVSIVQTDEHPLDPSERR, from the coding sequence ATGCCTACCTTTCCACGACGCAGGAAGCCCGGCCAGCCCAAGCCGAAGACCGGCAAGTTCGCGCGTTTTCGCAGCATTGGGCGGCGCAAGTTCGACGCCGAAGGCAATCCCATCCGCCCGCGCGGCATTTACCTGCTGCCCAACGCGTTCACCACGGCGGCCCTGTTCTGCGGCTTCTACGCCATTGTGCAGGCCATGAACCAGCGCTTTGAATACGCCGCCTGGGCCATTTTTGTCGCCATGATCCTCGATGGCCTCGATGGCCGCGTGGCGCGCCTGACCAACACCCAGTCCGAATTCGGCGCCCAGTACGACAGCCTGTCCGACATGGTCAGCTTCGGCGCCGCGCCGGCCCTCGTGATCTACGAATGGTCCCTGCGCTATCTGCCCGGCAAGTGGGGCTGGATCGCCGCCTTTGTGTACTGCTCCGGCGCCGCACTGCGCCTGGCGCGCTTCAATACCAATATCGAAGTGGTCGACAAGCGCTTCTTCCAGGGCCTTCCCAGCCCGGCGGCAGCGGCCATGGTCGCGGGCCTGATCCTGTTCATCATGGACCTGGGCGCCAGTCCGCGCGAACTGGGCTGGGTTGCCTTTGGCATCACCCTGTTCGCCGGCCTGACCATGGTCACCAACGTACCGTTTTACAGCTTCAAGGACGTCAACTTCCGCAAGTCCGTCCCCTTCATCGTGGTCTTTCTCATCGTGCTGGCGCTGGCGCTGGTATCGATCGACCCGCCCAAGGTGCTGACCTCGATTTTTGTGTTGTATGCCCTGTCCGGTTACGCGGTGTATTTCTGGCGCCTTGCAAAAGGCAGGCCGGTATCGATCGTGCAGACCGACGAGCACCCACTCGACCCGAGCGAGCGCCGCTGA
- a CDS encoding 2-isopropylmalate synthase, translated as MTNSNRLIIFDTTLRDGEQSPGASMTRDEKVRIARQLERMRVDVIEAGFAAASPGDYEAIRAIASAIKESTVCSLSRANDRDIERAAEALAPAPRKRIHTFIATSPLHMKMKLRMEPEQVLEQAMAAIRCARRFTDDIEFSPEDGSRSDEDFLCRVLEAVIAEGATTINFPDTVGYAVPEVFGATIARLRSRIPNSDKAIWSVHCHNDLGLAVANSLAGVTIGGARQIECTINGLGERAGNTALEEVVMALRTRSDHFGLQLGIDTTQIVAASKMVSQITGFAVQPNKAVVGANAFAHASGIHQDGILKARETYEIMRAEDVGWAANKIVLGKLSGRNAFKGRLQELGIELESEAEVNAAFARFKELADRKSEIFDEDIMALVSAEDHAHEGEYYRFVSLSQKSETGEIPTAKVVFAIDGKEYTCDGEGDGPVDATVNAIEKEAASGAELVLFSVNAISNGTESQGEVTMRLSRSGRIVNGVGSDPDIIVASAKAYLSGLNKLHSKIERVNPQQ; from the coding sequence ATGACGAATTCGAACCGTCTCATCATTTTCGACACCACCCTGCGTGACGGCGAGCAGTCGCCGGGCGCCTCGATGACCCGCGACGAGAAGGTCCGCATCGCGCGTCAGCTCGAACGCATGCGGGTCGACGTGATCGAGGCCGGGTTTGCCGCCGCCTCGCCGGGCGACTACGAAGCCATCCGCGCCATCGCCTCGGCCATCAAGGAGTCCACCGTCTGCTCGCTCTCGCGCGCCAATGACCGTGACATCGAGCGTGCGGCCGAAGCGCTGGCGCCGGCGCCGCGCAAGCGCATCCACACCTTCATCGCCACCTCGCCGCTGCACATGAAAATGAAGCTGCGCATGGAGCCCGAGCAGGTGCTGGAGCAGGCCATGGCGGCAATTCGCTGCGCGCGCCGCTTCACCGACGATATCGAATTCAGCCCGGAAGACGGGAGCCGCTCCGACGAAGACTTCCTGTGCCGCGTGCTCGAAGCGGTGATTGCCGAAGGCGCCACCACCATCAACTTCCCCGACACCGTCGGCTACGCCGTGCCCGAAGTATTTGGCGCCACCATCGCGCGCCTGCGCTCGCGCATCCCCAACTCCGACAAGGCCATCTGGTCGGTTCACTGCCACAACGATCTGGGACTGGCGGTGGCCAATTCGCTGGCCGGCGTGACCATTGGCGGCGCGCGCCAGATTGAATGCACCATCAATGGTCTGGGAGAGCGCGCCGGCAATACCGCGCTGGAAGAAGTGGTGATGGCCCTGCGCACCCGCAGCGACCACTTTGGCCTGCAGCTTGGCATCGACACCACCCAGATCGTGGCCGCTTCCAAGATGGTGTCGCAGATTACCGGCTTTGCGGTGCAGCCCAACAAGGCCGTTGTCGGCGCCAATGCGTTTGCGCACGCCTCCGGCATCCACCAGGACGGTATCCTCAAGGCGCGCGAAACGTACGAGATCATGCGCGCCGAAGACGTGGGCTGGGCCGCCAACAAGATCGTGCTGGGCAAACTGTCGGGCCGCAACGCCTTCAAGGGGCGCCTGCAGGAACTGGGCATCGAGCTCGAATCCGAAGCCGAAGTCAATGCCGCCTTTGCCCGCTTCAAGGAGCTGGCCGACCGCAAGAGCGAAATTTTTGATGAAGACATCATGGCCCTGGTCTCGGCCGAAGATCACGCGCACGAGGGCGAATACTACCGCTTCGTGTCGCTGTCGCAAAAATCCGAGACCGGCGAGATCCCCACGGCCAAGGTGGTGTTTGCCATCGACGGCAAGGAGTACACCTGCGACGGCGAAGGTGATGGCCCGGTCGACGCCACCGTCAACGCCATCGAAAAGGAAGCGGCCAGCGGCGCCGAGCTGGTGCTGTTCTCGGTCAACGCCATCAGCAACGGCACCGAGTCCCAGGGCGAAGTGACCATGCGCCTGTCGCGCTCGGGGCGCATCGTCAATGGCGTCGGTTCCGATCCGGACATCATCGTCGCGTCGGCCAAGGCTTATCTGTCAGGTTTGAACAAGCTCCATTCGAAGATCGAGCGGGTCAATCCGCAGCAGTAA
- a CDS encoding M48 family metalloprotease, producing MTSIETIRRAVLRVAPRAAALLLVLPVLAALLTGNTLQRQDAAFKAAMQGQDGQSVESRAAALQAFGATPPASVCTTSGDKTLDAFRATYCQRWSAQWQLVMAHKVALGIAYAGLALLLAMAAVSLYVARARNGRHAGVVTALRLAAGGTACLLTMQAALLAWLAGMVPARLWQLPAAPFSIVIAVASIVTLAVALQRTRRAVAPPLALHGEVLMPDDAPALWNRMKDVAGRVGTAPPRQLILGTTSQFFATDVRLVVNGKPVLGRTLFASLPLLMQLDADEADALLAHELAQLKDSDAAIWPTLQVADRWLGAASPFTTVLAAPVALQRLLLDLALHRVQRERSLGADVAAARVTSPTAMAQALVKAAGYSAYRAGAPHGEAQELAAGLPAFANADDFPAVVAKAAPAHLFNTYPPLAERIASMGASLTAAGYSHAMLARGAGWCDDIPNLSRVEQRTWGRAQAA from the coding sequence GTGACATCAATCGAGACGATCAGGCGCGCCGTGCTGCGCGTGGCGCCGCGCGCCGCTGCGCTACTTCTGGTGCTGCCGGTGCTGGCCGCCCTCCTCACCGGCAACACGCTGCAGCGGCAGGATGCCGCGTTCAAGGCGGCGATGCAGGGCCAGGATGGCCAGTCCGTCGAAAGCCGCGCGGCCGCGCTGCAGGCATTTGGCGCCACGCCACCGGCCAGCGTGTGCACCACCAGCGGCGACAAGACGCTTGACGCCTTCCGCGCCACCTATTGCCAGCGCTGGTCGGCGCAGTGGCAGCTGGTCATGGCACACAAGGTGGCGCTCGGCATCGCTTATGCGGGGCTGGCCCTGCTGCTGGCAATGGCAGCCGTTTCCCTGTACGTCGCGCGGGCGCGCAATGGCCGCCATGCCGGCGTGGTGACTGCCTTGCGCCTGGCCGCGGGCGGTACGGCGTGCCTGCTGACCATGCAGGCAGCGCTGCTGGCATGGCTGGCGGGGATGGTGCCGGCGCGCCTGTGGCAATTGCCGGCCGCGCCGTTTTCCATCGTGATTGCTGTGGCCTCGATCGTGACGCTCGCCGTGGCGCTGCAGCGCACGCGCCGCGCCGTGGCGCCACCCCTTGCCCTGCATGGCGAGGTGCTCATGCCTGATGATGCGCCAGCCTTGTGGAACCGCATGAAAGACGTGGCAGGGCGGGTTGGCACGGCGCCGCCACGCCAGCTCATTCTCGGCACCACCAGCCAGTTTTTCGCGACCGACGTGCGCCTGGTCGTCAATGGCAAACCCGTGCTGGGCCGGACACTGTTCGCCAGCCTGCCACTGCTCATGCAGCTCGACGCCGACGAGGCGGACGCGCTGTTGGCGCACGAGCTGGCGCAGCTCAAGGACAGCGATGCGGCCATCTGGCCCACGCTGCAGGTGGCCGACCGCTGGCTGGGGGCCGCGTCGCCGTTCACGACGGTGCTGGCGGCGCCGGTCGCCCTGCAGCGCCTGCTGCTTGACCTTGCCCTGCACCGTGTGCAGCGCGAACGCAGCCTGGGTGCCGATGTCGCCGCCGCGCGTGTCACCTCGCCCACGGCCATGGCACAGGCCCTGGTCAAGGCTGCGGGATACAGCGCCTACCGTGCTGGCGCGCCCCACGGGGAGGCGCAGGAGCTGGCCGCAGGGTTGCCCGCGTTTGCCAATGCGGACGATTTTCCGGCCGTGGTGGCGAAAGCTGCTCCGGCTCATCTGTTTAATACCTATCCACCGCTGGCCGAGCGCATCGCCAGCATGGGCGCCTCGCTCACCGCGGCCGGGTACAGCCATGCGATGCTCGCGCGTGGCGCCGGCTGGTGCGATGACATTCCCAATCTGTCCCGGGTCGAGCAGCGCACCTGGGGCCGCGCGCAGGCGGCCTAA
- the rpsO gene encoding 30S ribosomal protein S15, with the protein MTVENINKAAIIADNARAQNDTGSPEVQVALLTARINELNGHFKAHQKDHHSRRGLIMMVNRRKSLLSYLKSKDATRYRDLIAKLGLRK; encoded by the coding sequence ATGACCGTAGAAAACATCAACAAAGCCGCCATCATCGCGGACAATGCCCGTGCTCAAAACGACACCGGCTCCCCGGAAGTCCAGGTCGCTCTGCTGACCGCACGCATCAACGAACTGAACGGCCACTTCAAGGCTCACCAGAAGGATCACCACTCGCGCCGCGGCCTGATCATGATGGTCAACCGTCGTAAGAGCCTGCTGTCCTACCTGAAGAGCAAGGACGCAACCCGTTACCGCGATCTGATCGCCAAACTGGGCCTGCGTAAGTAA
- the pnp gene encoding polyribonucleotide nucleotidyltransferase, which produces MFNKVTKTFQYGQHQVTLETGEIARQASGAVMVSIEDTVVLATVVARKDAKPGQDFFPLTVDYVEKTYAAGKIPGGFFKREGRPSEKETLTSRLIDRPIRPLFPEGYLNEVQVIIHVLSVNPEIDPDIAAMIGASAALCVSGVPFNGPVGAARVGYANGQYILNPTTTELKTSQMDLVVAGTETAVLMVESEAQQLSEEIMLGAVVFGHDQMKAVIEAIHELVRDGGKPEVEWTAPPKNEALISRVQALAGDNINAAYQIRDKVARTAKLKATYAELYATLAADAAASGTSAPDNADVGNVLFDMESKVVRSQILSGEPRIDGRDTRTVRPIAIRTSILPRTHGSALFTRGETQALVVATLGTARDSQKIDALMGEYTDDFMMHYNMPPFATGETGRVGTPKRREIGHGRLAKRALIAALPSPEDFSYSVRLVSEITESNGSSSMASVCGGCLALMDAGVPMKAHVAGIAMGLIKEGGKFAVLTDILGDEDHLGDMDFKVAGTPEGITALQMDIKIMGITKEIMQVALAQAKEARHHILGEMQKAMPHVKTELSDFAPRLITIKINPEKIRDVIGKGGAVIRALTEETGTQIDISDEGVVTIASVDAAAGQEAKRRIEELTASVEVGKTYDGVVLKLLDFGAIVQVMPGKDGLLHISQIANERVNAVADYLKEGQAVRVKVLETDDRGRLKLSMKAADGVEGAPAAV; this is translated from the coding sequence ATGTTTAATAAAGTTACGAAAACCTTCCAGTACGGCCAGCATCAAGTGACCCTGGAGACGGGCGAGATTGCGCGCCAGGCTTCCGGCGCCGTCATGGTGTCGATCGAAGACACCGTCGTCCTGGCTACCGTGGTGGCGCGCAAGGACGCCAAGCCAGGCCAGGATTTCTTTCCGCTGACCGTAGACTATGTAGAGAAAACGTACGCTGCGGGTAAGATCCCTGGCGGCTTCTTCAAGCGCGAAGGCCGTCCATCGGAAAAGGAAACCCTGACCAGCCGCCTGATTGACCGTCCGATCCGTCCGCTGTTCCCGGAAGGCTACCTGAACGAAGTGCAGGTCATCATTCACGTGCTGTCGGTCAACCCTGAGATTGACCCCGACATCGCCGCCATGATCGGCGCCTCGGCCGCCCTGTGCGTGTCGGGCGTGCCTTTCAACGGCCCGGTTGGCGCGGCGCGCGTCGGCTACGCCAACGGCCAGTACATCCTGAACCCGACCACAACCGAACTGAAGACATCGCAGATGGACCTGGTTGTTGCCGGTACCGAAACCGCCGTGCTGATGGTGGAATCGGAAGCCCAGCAACTGTCCGAAGAAATCATGCTTGGCGCCGTGGTCTTTGGCCACGACCAGATGAAGGCCGTGATCGAAGCCATCCACGAACTGGTGCGCGATGGCGGCAAGCCGGAAGTCGAATGGACGGCCCCGCCGAAAAATGAAGCGCTCATTTCGCGCGTGCAGGCACTGGCGGGCGACAACATCAACGCTGCCTACCAGATCCGCGACAAGGTTGCCCGTACCGCCAAGCTGAAGGCCACCTACGCCGAGCTGTATGCCACCCTGGCCGCCGACGCTGCCGCCAGCGGCACCTCGGCCCCGGACAATGCCGACGTCGGCAACGTCCTGTTCGACATGGAGTCGAAGGTCGTGCGTTCGCAGATCCTGTCGGGCGAGCCACGCATTGACGGGCGCGATACCCGCACCGTGCGTCCGATCGCGATCCGCACCAGCATCCTGCCGCGCACCCACGGTTCGGCCCTGTTCACCCGCGGTGAAACCCAGGCCCTGGTTGTGGCCACCCTCGGCACCGCCCGCGACAGCCAGAAGATCGACGCGCTGATGGGCGAGTACACCGACGACTTCATGATGCACTACAACATGCCTCCGTTCGCCACCGGCGAAACCGGCCGTGTTGGCACGCCGAAGCGCCGCGAAATCGGCCACGGCCGCCTGGCCAAGCGCGCGCTGATCGCCGCGCTGCCCAGCCCTGAAGACTTCAGCTACTCGGTGCGCCTGGTATCCGAAATCACCGAGTCCAATGGTTCCTCCTCGATGGCGTCGGTATGCGGCGGCTGCCTGGCACTGATGGACGCCGGCGTGCCGATGAAGGCACACGTTGCCGGCATCGCCATGGGCCTGATCAAGGAAGGCGGCAAGTTCGCCGTGCTGACCGACATCCTGGGTGACGAAGACCACCTCGGCGACATGGACTTCAAGGTAGCCGGTACGCCCGAAGGCATTACAGCGCTGCAGATGGACATCAAGATCATGGGCATCACCAAGGAAATCATGCAGGTCGCGCTGGCGCAAGCGAAGGAAGCGCGTCACCACATCCTCGGTGAAATGCAAAAGGCCATGCCGCACGTGAAGACCGAACTGTCGGACTTCGCACCGCGCCTGATCACCATCAAGATCAATCCGGAAAAGATCCGCGACGTGATCGGCAAGGGCGGCGCCGTCATTCGCGCGCTGACCGAAGAGACGGGCACCCAGATCGACATCAGCGACGAAGGCGTGGTCACCATCGCTTCCGTCGACGCTGCTGCCGGCCAGGAAGCCAAGCGCCGCATCGAAGAGCTGACCGCCTCGGTCGAAGTAGGCAAGACCTACGACGGCGTGGTGCTCAAGCTGCTCGACTTCGGCGCCATCGTCCAGGTCATGCCGGGCAAGGACGGCCTGCTGCACATCTCGCAGATCGCCAACGAGCGTGTGAACGCCGTTGCCGACTACCTGAAAGAAGGCCAGGCAGTGCGCGTCAAGGTCCTCGAGACCGACGACCGCGGCCGCCTCAAGCTGTCGATGAAAGCTGCCGACGGTGTCGAAGGCGCGCCAGCTGCCGTGTAA
- a CDS encoding YdeI/OmpD-associated family protein, which yields MPAIDPRIDAYIGAAPPFAQPILHHIRAVIHQACPQVEETIKWSRPHFQYKGMLCQMSAFKAHCALGFWKGKLLFPDSPQEGMGHFGRITAITDLPSEEALGDIIRQAMKFNDEAEKAPARDRPAARALVVPEAMQTALAANAQAQASFDKGSASFKREYVDWVAGARTEATRARRLQQAVEWLAEGKARNWKYEK from the coding sequence ATGCCTGCCATTGACCCCCGCATTGACGCCTATATCGGCGCTGCCCCGCCGTTTGCCCAGCCCATCCTGCATCATATTCGCGCCGTCATCCACCAAGCCTGTCCGCAGGTGGAAGAAACCATCAAATGGAGTCGCCCGCATTTCCAGTACAAGGGGATGCTGTGCCAGATGTCGGCTTTCAAGGCCCACTGCGCACTCGGGTTCTGGAAGGGCAAGCTGCTGTTCCCCGACTCGCCGCAAGAGGGCATGGGCCACTTTGGCCGCATCACCGCCATTACCGACCTGCCGTCTGAAGAAGCGCTGGGTGACATCATCAGGCAGGCCATGAAGTTCAATGACGAGGCAGAGAAGGCGCCGGCGCGCGATCGGCCGGCAGCGCGCGCGCTGGTGGTGCCTGAAGCGATGCAGACAGCGCTGGCGGCCAACGCGCAAGCGCAGGCCAGCTTCGACAAGGGCAGCGCGAGTTTCAAGCGCGAATACGTCGACTGGGTGGCCGGCGCCAGGACGGAGGCAACGCGCGCGCGGCGCCTGCAGCAGGCCGTGGAATGGCTGGCCGAGGGCAAGGCCCGCAACTGGAAATACGAAAAGTGA
- a CDS encoding pitrilysin family protein, whose protein sequence is MKKLMLTLAISALFTPAAFAQDGAGAAAATETTKPAAPAASQVPKFGPDKAIPAPKIDKKTLANGLTVWVMPRDGLPRVDYVLAVRGAGHSADDKQQAGFANMLAGMLNEGTVKRDSRAIAEAAQGMGGSVGAGSSHDGIIVYANALASQAAPMMDLLAEVARTPSFPAKEVALAKANALQGLKAAEAQPGYLAERALNKAIYGDHPYATTTPTVESINANSAQLLAAEHKKRFRPERALLVVTGRITSAEAMKLAQAEFGDWKAEGEALPEPQSAAPSVAPARLVLPREGSVQSTVRLGSPGMAATTDDLVPLRLASTIIGGGFSSRVNLNLREEKGYTYGAYAGARTYRNGGSIVGGADVRNEVTGAALKEFQGEYRRLGTELVPAPEMEMNKRYIAGTYLLSNQLQNAVASTLAQNWLVGLPPEFLGKYVPMIQKVTPEQVREMGKKYFAPEKQSIVVVGDPSAVAEQLKPFGQFTVTAPGGALPAPAGK, encoded by the coding sequence ATGAAAAAACTGATGCTCACACTGGCGATCAGCGCCCTGTTCACACCGGCCGCGTTTGCCCAGGATGGTGCCGGCGCCGCGGCAGCCACCGAAACCACCAAGCCCGCCGCGCCGGCCGCCTCGCAGGTTCCCAAGTTTGGCCCGGACAAGGCGATCCCGGCGCCGAAAATCGACAAGAAGACCCTGGCCAATGGCCTGACGGTCTGGGTCATGCCGCGTGACGGCCTGCCCCGTGTCGACTATGTGCTCGCGGTACGCGGCGCCGGCCACAGCGCCGATGACAAGCAGCAGGCCGGCTTTGCCAACATGCTGGCCGGTATGCTCAACGAAGGCACGGTCAAGCGCGATTCGCGCGCCATTGCCGAAGCGGCGCAAGGCATGGGCGGCTCGGTCGGTGCCGGCTCCAGCCACGATGGCATCATCGTCTATGCCAATGCCCTGGCATCGCAGGCTGCCCCCATGATGGACCTGCTCGCTGAAGTGGCGCGCACGCCGTCGTTCCCGGCCAAGGAAGTGGCACTGGCCAAGGCCAACGCCTTGCAGGGACTGAAGGCGGCCGAAGCGCAGCCGGGCTACCTGGCCGAGCGCGCCCTGAACAAGGCCATTTACGGTGACCATCCGTACGCCACCACCACGCCGACCGTGGAGTCGATCAATGCCAACAGCGCACAGCTGCTGGCGGCCGAACACAAAAAGCGCTTCCGGCCCGAGCGCGCGCTGCTGGTGGTCACCGGCCGCATCACGTCGGCCGAAGCCATGAAGCTGGCGCAGGCCGAGTTTGGCGACTGGAAGGCGGAAGGCGAAGCACTGCCCGAGCCGCAAAGTGCCGCGCCAAGCGTGGCGCCGGCCCGCCTGGTACTGCCGCGCGAGGGCAGCGTGCAGTCGACCGTGCGCCTGGGCAGCCCCGGCATGGCCGCCACCACCGACGACCTGGTGCCGCTGCGCCTGGCCAGCACCATCATTGGCGGCGGCTTCAGCAGCCGCGTGAACCTGAACCTGCGTGAAGAAAAGGGTTACACCTACGGTGCGTATGCAGGAGCGCGCACCTACCGCAACGGCGGCAGCATCGTCGGCGGCGCCGATGTGCGCAACGAGGTCACCGGGGCCGCGCTCAAGGAATTCCAGGGCGAGTACCGCCGCCTCGGCACCGAGCTGGTGCCGGCGCCGGAAATGGAGATGAACAAGCGCTACATCGCCGGCACCTATTTGCTCAGCAACCAGCTGCAGAACGCCGTGGCTTCAACGCTGGCGCAGAACTGGCTGGTGGGCCTGCCGCCCGAGTTCCTGGGCAAGTACGTGCCAATGATTCAGAAGGTCACGCCGGAGCAGGTGCGCGAGATGGGCAAGAAGTATTTCGCTCCCGAGAAGCAGTCGATCGTCGTGGTTGGCGACCCGTCGGCCGTGGCCGAGCAGCTCAAGCCGTTTGGCCAGTTCACCGTCACCGCACCGGGCGGCGCCCTGCCAGCACCAGCAGGCAAGTAA